The genomic window GCTACCAGCAAAGCCACGAAAAGGATCTGCCTGACTCTTGATGACGTTCTCAGGGTGAACCAGTtttaagagagaaaaaagactaaaagaaacaattttgttagaaagaaaaaaacaattgtttcattttgatttgaaaattgTGAAAAAGTGCATCAAACAATACTTCATTATTTGGTTCATTTTaatattagaaattaaaatgaaGTGAATAACGACAATGATACATGTAATAACATCAAGACATAGAGAGGAGCTTAAATAACATAGTTatggaattttattttgaaatattgatagTATGAAGACAAAGTTGATACATTCTTAAATTTCAAAGAGAAAATTGGATAGTTACTCTCAAATGGGTATTCAACACAACGATTGCAAAAATATTAAGCCATATTTGTTGCCATTATGGGTGCACACAACTCTGTAGCAAAGCCACAGGATTGGAATTCTGACTTTGGAGAAAGCAAAGATTAATATAACAAAACATACGGATAGAAGATTATTCTGCTGCAATTGAAGGACAAAGAGTTTGTACTTTAAATAagataaacaaaatttcaatgaTGTCTGCATAATATGTGATAACTCCAATAActcacaaaacaataaaaacccaaaaatatTTAGATTAAGCAACcttccaaaacaaaaaactaataCGAAAATATAAATGATGGACATCACTGTGATACACCCAACCACTTGGAGAAGTTGTCAAATTCGGCATAGTCTGAATCTGAGATCATGGTGTTGTACCATGCTTTTCCTGCAGCCTTAATGGCTGAGGCTTCCTCCTGAAAGGAACAAGGGAAAATAATGTCAATTTTAAACAATGAACCATATTGGGACAAACACCTAATCATAAAGCGTAGATTTCAAAGTGGACAATACAGCAAAGGCAACAAACAGAGAGAGTGCATAGACAGACTGATGAAACAAAAAGTCATTCTTTTTCCCACATACATGATTCATCAATACATCTTCGTACATGATTGAATCTATATCCATCTATATACTAGATAAACTAAAGGATATTTAATTACTAACAGCAATTCAAAAGAGTTAAAACAAAAGTGGAGCATCAATTGTGAAAGCACAATTCAAATCAAACTAAGTTAGCATAGACTTAGTTCTATGATAGAAGGATGCATAGTGTgtgcttataaaataaaacagcgATGTAGATGGAATCTCATGACAGAAAATATCATAATTGAAACAGAAGGAAACAAAGAACAATCCTTATTTACattatcaaacaaaaaacaacagaATGAACAACAAAGGACATAAACTTTAATATGAAACGTAATTTGCCTCAGTGATGTGGCACCACTAATTGCAAAATAGTGGAAATAAAAGTTTGTTCAAAATCCGCTATGCTACAATGTTGTGGTGCCACTATCGGAAAATGATCGACCGTTATTTATAacacttaacaaaataaatcacaaaGAACATAGACTTCAACATGAAAAAGACATTAGCCTCAGTGTCGGTCAACATTTGCAAATcacataaattataatttagttcaAAATCTGCTATGCAGCACTGTTGCCGCACCACTATTTGGTGGACTGTTCTATAGATGCAATAAATCACACAATATAAAAGTAGACTGTTCTATAGATGCTATTTAACAACCCTGGTTAACCTAAATTGAACATTGCATGATCAGACATGAACAAATTTTATTAACATAACAGTATGCACAAACACAACCTCTGTTTAGGGAGTACATAGAAACTAGCTAAACACAATCCAAATCAATGTGCAATTAATTAACACACACTTCAGCATTTAGCATAATATTACAAACACAAACCTAGATCAAAAAAAGGAACACACATGCCAACAGAATGAAATAGCATAACatacacaaaacaaacaaaagcttATTCATCACTAAAGCATATCAGCAATTTTAGTCAAATActataaacacaaaatttgaGCAAAATATCTTATCAATGTAAAAGTATATCACCTTAGTAACAGTCTTCCTCTTCTTATCAAGCTTTTCCTTCTTAGCCTTAACCCTTTCAGCCTCAGCAAGTAAAGCCATCCTCTTAGCAGTCTTAGCATAAGGATTAAGTCTAAGCATAACATTAAGATTCTTAAGAGGATTCTTCTTAAGCGTGGCGCGCTTAACATCCTTCTTAACAGGCCTCACAACAGATTGAACTTCATCAGAATTAATAATCCTAGTCAAATCAGAATTAACCATCTTTGCCCTAGGTAAAACATACCCCTTTTTCTTCTCACTACCCTTATCAAAAGAACCATAAATCGAATCGAGTTTCTCAAATGCAGATTTAGTCCAAacaacaaatctacctaaatgTCCACCAGGTGCAAGTTTCAAAAGATTAAGTCTTTCAACATTAGCAATTTCAACACCAGGAATATTCCTAAAAGCTTTAACAGCTTTAGCTCCATCGGTACCATAAACAATCAACGGTCCCTTACGAGATATATAGCGACGGTTACGCATTTTACCTTTTCCAGGACGAATTGCATGGCTATCTTTCGCTTTCTCAGCATCAGGAAAAGCTCCAATCTTCTTCAAAACCTTGATTGCTTCCTTTGTTTTCTCAACTCCTTCAGCAGAATCACCAACAACAAGTGGAAATTCAGGAACAGCTTCGATCCTATGGCCACGAGCGAGAACAAGTGAAGGAACTGCAGAAGCAGCAATAGCAGAAACAACAGCATAACGTTTCTGATTGACATTGATCTTACGGTGCCAGCGGCGCCAGATTCTCGTCGGAGCAAACATCCGACCACCGCGACACATGTTTCCGAAGGCTGCTTGTCCTGCACGGTGAGTACCACCACCAGCAACACGAGGGATACGGGAGACAGCACGACCTGTTCCCCATGATTCGGCGGAGGTTTGGTGTCCGGCACGGCGGCTGACGGCGTAGGGTTGGCGAGCATTTTTTGAGATGTTGGAGTGGACGAAATTGACGATATCGGGACGAATTGAGGCTCTCATTACGTCGGGAATGGGTAGGGTGGTTGGGGAATCGGTTGCCATATCTGAATCGAGTGTTTGGACGGTGACGAGGGGTCTTGCGGCGGCGGAAGCCATTTCTGGACGAAACAGAAGCTAGGGTTTTGAATGCTCTGTTATGTGAGAGTTGTTTTGTTTGTGAAAAATGGGTTTATATAAGTTAGGGTTTTGTGGGGATCGGGCTTAGTGTTTAACGGGTTTGGGCTAGAAAATAGAAACATGAGGGGAACTGCTTTTGGAGACCCCTATGTTACTCGCGCGCCCTActtgtttctatttttactctttGCTATTTAAGTaatgaatattataaaaataagaaatttcgGAAAATTATGTCTTAACTAGCTAACATTCcctatacataattttttttttttatataattttacatTTAGAGAACTTTGTTAGACATGTTGGTGTGGACAACAAATTGCATGTCACGGCAGTATATGGTGGCAATACATGCTGACGTGACATGTGAGTCAGTCTCCACATTTGTGTTGACTTAGTTTAAATTGGTGGGGATCAGTCTTTTGTAAAATGAGCTAAATTAGaggtaaaaatattattatgaaagttGGAAGGTCAAAATGCAAGTTTGTAAAATTTTGAGGTCAAAAGTGTAATTTAAcgttaaatttataaaagtacGAAGCTTTTTTATTCCTTAATAAAcaatttaaagattttttttaccattCTATTAAAATATAAAGGTTGAATTTTGAAGGTTAAAGAACCAATATTCTGGTGCCAAAGCCGAATGTGGAGCTGAGAGCGGTGAATCATGATTAAATATTGGTGAAGAAGAATTACAAGAACACGAGgaacattgatatttttttattgttttagtaGGAACTGAGTGTCTGAGTTATTAGAATAATACATAACTCTCATTTTATATCTGAGTCTTGTTAACGCGTGTCCCAAGAATACATGTTAAGAAACTTAACAGTATAATAGTTAGattgaaaaatataacaatttgacttttaaaaaattgaattcacaacttttaaaaagaatatttttatattaagttgtttatcatgtgtttttatgACACATGTTATCATTTgcatttatatttatgttttaatGAAACACCATACTGACACTATGAATTAGGTGCTATGTCAATTAATTATGCTACCCCAATACTAGTACAAATTTGGGTTGAAGCCTTGAAggttttagaattttttaaatgatagaTGGTAGAGTTGAGCTGCTGCCAAAATAGTTGGATGACATATCTACCCTATAATACATACTCTAATAATGTCTTGCAAGAAAAATGGGTGAAAGGGAAAAATTTAGGGGACTAAAATTGTTCGAAAAGAGGAAAACATAAATTGCACAACAACTTGGTGACAACAAATATGCATATACATacatttttgaaaaattcaatATATACACAATACAACTCATAtacattaacaaaattttatttcaaaaacattATATACATGAGGATGTTAAGTTTTATGTGTAATTGTTGATTCATCTCCGGAAAACCCAATGGATGAAAACCTGATAAAGTTGAAGGataaaagagtgcagaacaataataataatccaaaaGTAGTCAACAAAATCTAAATACTGCAATTTTTACAAGACAATGTCGTGCTTTTATTAATCAACTTTTATATCACATACATACACTTTGTTCTCATCAGCTGGTGAGTAAACACCTCCAAATCATCAAGGTGTAGTGTAGATAAACAAcgacaaaagaaaataattaagaaaaatattatttattgctAATATGGCATGCAAATCAGTCCTCAACATCTGCGCCTATACCATCTTTGCCTCCTAGCTCATCATCTGTTTGCACAATTATCAATCGATTAACATCAAGAAAAAGCATAAAACAATGCATGGAAATATTATTATGCAACACTATATTAATCCACAATCTCATCTTAtgctacctttttttttaaaaaaaaactaacctaactagtttttttttgttacattcgAACTTAACTAGTTGCTAAAGGatataatgaatttattttcaaCATTATATTCAATGATATCAATCAATGATCCATAGAGATAAAATGTATAAGTATAACAGAAGAATTTCTCGTTGTGTACCTTTGCAAATGTGAGGATATGATAGTCTCATTCAGAGTG from Trifolium pratense cultivar HEN17-A07 linkage group LG1, ARS_RC_1.1, whole genome shotgun sequence includes these protein-coding regions:
- the LOC123899235 gene encoding 60S ribosomal protein L4-like produces the protein MASAAARPLVTVQTLDSDMATDSPTTLPIPDVMRASIRPDIVNFVHSNISKNARQPYAVSRRAGHQTSAESWGTGRAVSRIPRVAGGGTHRAGQAAFGNMCRGGRMFAPTRIWRRWHRKINVNQKRYAVVSAIAASAVPSLVLARGHRIEAVPEFPLVVGDSAEGVEKTKEAIKVLKKIGAFPDAEKAKDSHAIRPGKGKMRNRRYISRKGPLIVYGTDGAKAVKAFRNIPGVEIANVERLNLLKLAPGGHLGRFVVWTKSAFEKLDSIYGSFDKGSEKKKGYVLPRAKMVNSDLTRIINSDEVQSVVRPVKKDVKRATLKKNPLKNLNVMLRLNPYAKTAKRMALLAEAERVKAKKEKLDKKRKTVTKEEASAIKAAGKAWYNTMISDSDYAEFDNFSKWLGVSQ